The stretch of DNA AGTATAATGCAAACAAGACACGGATAGACCGTCTGAAAGGCGAACTCGCGGAGTGGAAGAAGAAACAGTCCGACTATGCTCAGGCGAAGTCGGAAGCCGCAGACGACAACAGCGTAGCGACGGATGACTATTACCGCATTCCAGCTATCATGCAAGACTGCAAGGCTGCCTACGGCCTGACATGGCAGGACGGCGGATCGTGGAACGGCTATTCGTATGTGCGCAAGGCGACAATGCCGAACATCAACGGCATCATCACATTCAAGGCTACGGTCTCGATTGCCCGCAAGCCGAAATATTTTCTCGGCATCAAGATTCACCGTGCCATCATCCAAATCCAATGGGAACTGACCTCGGTCTATACGGACACGCACGTCGCCGATGTGCTGACACTCGATCCGGGGCTTTCGGATGCGGAGAAAACCAAATTAGTGAACGACCGCATCGCCGAAATCGCCCGTGAACACCCGTCCTGCAAAATCACGACGGAATACGCCCGCAGCACACCGCTGGAGGAAACTCCGTCCGGCGACGTGTACCATCTGCTGTGGTCGAGCGACCGCCTCGAAATCGCGAGGGAGGTGGACAGCAGAATCACAAGGATATACGCCGACTTGGTATCGCTGGAAAAGATGATGCACTACAAGCGGAGCATCCTTGACGTGATGAAGGATGTGTTGCCCGGACTGGACACGGACGAAGGCCGCAGGCTGACGCTCGTGGAGGAATGCCATGACCGCTGGGTGGAGAGCGCACGGACGTTTCGGAACGATGGCGGCAGAAACGGCGGAAAGGAGGTGCGGCCATGAAACGCATTTTACGGATAGCCGCATTGCTGCTCTTCCTGCTGCCCGGTATCGCCAAGGCGCAGTGGACTTTCGATATAGTCTCCGTCGAAGCCTACATCAACGACCACAAGAAGCAGCGCAGCCTGTTGTTGGCCCGCAGTACCTTGGAGTACAGCAACAAACTGTTGCACGAATACAGCTGTAAGGAAGTCGGGGGCTATAAAGAGCTGAATATCGACCTTGACCGGTACACCCGTGCGTTCGATGTCATCGACGTCATGTACCAGTCGTTGCGCACGGTGCTGAACGTCAAGAATACCTACACATCGGTCAGCGACCGTATCGGCGACTATAAATCATTGTTGGAGGATTTCAATGCGAAGATATTGAAACGGGGACGCATCGAATCCGCAGATACCCTGATTATCTCCATCAATGCGAGGGGGCTGAGGGCGATTGCCCGTGAGGGGGAACAGCTCTACAAGTCCGTGAGCGACCTCGTGCTGTATGCCACCGGAGCGGCAGCCTGCTCGACCTCCGACCTGCTGATGGTGTTGGAGGCCATCAACCGCTCATTGGACAACATCGAGCGGCATCTGAACCGTGCGTATTTCGAGACATGGCGGTATATACAGGTGCGTATCGGCTATTGGAAGGCAAAGGTATATCGCTCCCGCACCATGCGGGAGATTCTCGATGACGCCTTCGGGCGTTGGCGCGGAGCCGGAAGACTGGATTATTAACGACAAAAAGAGAAGAATATGAACAGAAAACTATTACTCATGGCGGTGGCGGTCACCGTAACGACAGCCGTACACGCACAGTATGTAACGTACAACCATGATTCGCCGAAGCAGAATCAGGTAACGGTCATGGAGACCGGTACGGGCGCACTCTCGCCCGACCTCTATTATTCCGTGCTGCACAACAAATACAAGAAGTCGGCAGCGGCCAAAAACAAGCTCTCGTTCCGCACGCTTGCCGGTATCAATCTCTACAACCAGGTGGACGAAGCGGAAGCCATTGATTCGGCCTTGGTCAAGCGGGCGAAGGTCGAGGCGTTGAACGTTGCCGACCGGCAGGTGGACATCGCATGGCTTGCCGAGGGCGATAAGGTCAGCGGACAGATGGAGCGGTTCCGGCGCAACATCGACCGTATTCTCCTGTCCGGTGGCACTCCGGCCGACAAGGAACGGTGGACGGAATACTACCACGTCTATCAGTGTGCCATCAAAGCCACGAAAGACGCCTATATGCCCAATGCCCAGCGAAAGAAGGAGTATCTGCGCATTTACGAGGATGTGGCACGGCAGAACGAGATTTTAGTGGGCTACCTTGCCAAGCGTCAGAACGCAACGGTGACGAATGCACTGCTGAACGCAACGGACAACCGTACCCTGCATAAAGGCGGTATTGTCCGCAATGCCATGAGCCGGTGGCAGGAATCACGCCTTGCGGTGCGTGGTTCGCAATCGGGCAGCAACGGAAACGGCGAAGATGACAACGAGAGTGTAAACAGAGGGAAATAAAAAGACAGGGCTATGGCAAACGGAGATATACTTTCGGATTTCGGCATCAACCTGTTGGAGGAGGAAATAGATGATGTCATCTTTCAGACCAACGAGTTTCTGACTGACGCGACTTTTACCGGTGCGCAGGGACCTTTTTGGTGGATATTGCAGATGTGCATGGCACTCGCGGCACTGTTCTCCATCGTCATGGCGGCAGGTATCGCCTACAAGATGATGGTAAAGCACGAGCCGTTGGACGTGATGAAGCTGTTTAGGCCGCTTGCCGTGTCGATTATCATCTGCTGGTGGTATCCGCCTGCGGACACGGGTATGGCGGGGAGCCGGAACAACTGGTGTTTTCTCGATTTCCTGTCCTACATCCCTAACTGCATAGGTTCGTACACCCATGACCTGTATGAAGCCGAAGCTTCACAGATATCGGACAGGTTCGAGGAAGTTCAGCAGCTCATCCATGTGCGTGACACGATGTACACGAACCTGCAGGCACAGGCGGATGTCGCCCACACAGGCACATCCGATCCCAATCTGATAGAGGCGACAATGGAGCAGACCGGTGTGGACGAAGTGACGAACATGGAAAAGGATGCGGCGAAGTTGTGGTTCACGTCTTTGACGGCAGGTGTCATCGTGGGGATAGACAAAATTATCATGCTGATTGCCCTCGTGGTGTTCCGAATCGGTTGGTGGGCTACTAACCTACTAAACACATTATCACATTATAAATAAGCGAATTAATTCTTACTTTATTAGAATGGATAACAA from Barnesiella propionica encodes:
- a CDS encoding DUF5045 domain-containing protein; protein product: MNRKLLLMAVAVTVTTAVHAQYVTYNHDSPKQNQVTVMETGTGALSPDLYYSVLHNKYKKSAAAKNKLSFRTLAGINLYNQVDEAEAIDSALVKRAKVEALNVADRQVDIAWLAEGDKVSGQMERFRRNIDRILLSGGTPADKERWTEYYHVYQCAIKATKDAYMPNAQRKKEYLRIYEDVARQNEILVGYLAKRQNATVTNALLNATDNRTLHKGGIVRNAMSRWQESRLAVRGSQSGSNGNGEDDNESVNRGK